The Streptococcus viridans genome includes a window with the following:
- a CDS encoding mechanosensitive ion channel family protein, whose product MKNIFSRYVSQFDWTKIMDELVSKLISLAILFILFLLAKKLLRSMVKRILKPSLNYVGQDEARRNTILRLVESLLNYCLYFILIYWILSILGLPVSSLLAGAGIAGVAIGMGAQGFLSDLVNGFFILLERQLDVGDTVRVTNGPITIAGTVSSVGIRTTQVRDADGTLHFIPNRNIMVVSNLSRGNQRVLIDMPISAQTDLDKIYQIFQQVNDEQTQKHPEILDGPTILGPQIEKSTGRYSFRVAMMVQSGSQVAIYHLYYKLYHDALLQNGIEIPTTFSVTP is encoded by the coding sequence ATGAAGAATATTTTTTCCCGCTATGTCAGTCAGTTTGATTGGACCAAAATCATGGATGAGTTGGTTTCGAAATTGATTTCCTTAGCTATTTTATTTATTTTATTTTTGCTTGCCAAAAAACTACTTCGTAGCATGGTGAAACGCATCTTGAAGCCTTCTCTGAATTATGTAGGTCAAGACGAAGCGCGTAGGAATACTATTTTAAGGCTGGTAGAGAGTCTGTTGAATTACTGTCTCTATTTTATCCTGATTTACTGGATTCTTTCCATCCTCGGCTTGCCAGTCTCAAGTCTTTTGGCGGGTGCTGGAATTGCAGGAGTTGCCATTGGTATGGGAGCTCAAGGCTTCTTATCGGATTTGGTCAATGGCTTCTTTATTCTTCTTGAGCGCCAATTGGATGTTGGAGATACGGTGCGAGTGACCAATGGTCCGATTACCATCGCAGGGACAGTGTCGAGTGTCGGCATTCGGACGACCCAGGTGCGAGATGCAGATGGGACCTTGCATTTTATCCCTAATCGCAATATTATGGTTGTTAGCAATCTCTCGCGGGGCAACCAGCGCGTTTTAATTGATATGCCGATTTCTGCTCAAACTGATCTCGATAAGATTTATCAGATCTTCCAGCAAGTCAACGATGAACAAACACAGAAACATCCAGAAATCTTAGATGGTCCAACAATTTTAGGGCCACAAATTGAAAAATCAACGGGTCGCTATTCCTTCCGTGTGGCCATGATGGTCCAATCGGGGAGCCAAGTGGCCATCTACCATCTTTACTATAAACTCTATCATGATGCCCTCTTACAAAATGGCATCGAGATTCCAACCACTTTCTCTGTCACACCTTAA
- a CDS encoding DUF2785 domain-containing protein: MYQELQSKATEEKPSFSQEEIQWLLEHLGDPSPEIRDDLVFTSLARGIQEELFTQEQFHFIAETISSNEGVEKEIDKIGLSTLERSFKALVYANLLSADANPQSIFYQRLKADIRYILLDQGLHYLLKEKDTTGFSSQYGWVHAVAHGADLLTEVVCHPDFPNDKVHEGLNILGQVFRRISIRFTDDEDWRLARVLYEPILQGKIEQEQVASWIKTLDFPIEEREDFYKFSNLRSCLLEVYIQLDQRNFLQDELKVAIQSFQY, from the coding sequence ATGTATCAAGAATTACAAAGTAAAGCGACAGAAGAAAAACCAAGCTTTAGTCAAGAAGAAATCCAGTGGTTGCTAGAACATTTGGGAGATCCCTCGCCCGAAATTCGCGATGATCTCGTTTTTACCAGCTTGGCTAGAGGGATTCAAGAAGAACTGTTTACACAGGAACAGTTTCATTTCATTGCTGAGACGATCTCGTCCAATGAAGGAGTAGAAAAAGAGATTGATAAGATTGGGCTATCAACACTTGAGCGTTCTTTTAAAGCCCTTGTTTATGCCAACCTTTTATCTGCAGATGCTAATCCGCAATCAATTTTTTATCAAAGATTAAAAGCCGATATAAGATATATTTTACTGGATCAAGGTTTACATTATCTTTTAAAAGAAAAGGATACAACAGGTTTTTCCAGCCAGTATGGCTGGGTTCACGCTGTTGCGCATGGAGCTGATCTTTTGACAGAAGTAGTTTGTCATCCAGACTTTCCTAATGACAAAGTTCATGAAGGATTGAACATACTTGGCCAAGTCTTTAGAAGAATTTCAATTCGTTTTACCGATGATGAGGATTGGCGTTTAGCTAGAGTGCTCTATGAACCTATTTTGCAAGGAAAAATCGAGCAAGAACAAGTAGCTTCTTGGATAAAGACGCTTGACTTTCCAATAGAAGAAAGGGAAGATTTTTATAAATTTTCCAACCTTAGATCCTGTCTGTTAGAAGTCTATATTCAACTTGACCAAAGAAACTTTTTACAAGATGAGTTAAAAGTGGCCATTCAATCTTTTCAATACTAA
- a CDS encoding Cna B-type domain-containing protein produces the protein MKKWLYAVVTTVALFLLATLGFAKPNELTKVHADTINDVVSSVNISKSTGGDLTEPLGVWESFNVEANFVLPNGRVKAGDQTVIQLGDGFKVFETDTIDLLDPSGQKVATATVDDQRKIITVTYTDYPEKMANVTGKLRFFARVDHSVIKGNTTLDFTLSVDKTVISGGKVEYKGVNPGEYPPTPEVFSKWGWTNSGDKLKLTYTLNINQGHTALHNIDIKDQLAFTDGKIKVDSVNIHTGTWKISDEDGAYHLRDTTNVTKNYSPVVSEDGRSLTVHIGDLAPEQGMTIRYDVYLDKVPAINTEYKNNATMTATEVKEQHKEADILYQFLEGDFNGEKYSFTIHKKGENGQALAGAVFTVTADETGEQVGSFTTDENGTGTITGLTKRAYTIQETQAPKGYVISQEPIKLSLEDFGNEIAISRDVINQKEKTSVSGQKTWNDEDNKDGKRPSAITVNLLANGVKVASKEVKPDAEGNWLYQFDNLDVVDDAGNLIAYTVSEEPVAGYEAAVEGTNIINSRTPEVTEVVVKKVWDDKENKDGLRPEKVTVRLLADGQEVAVKEITATDNWQTSFTELPVYKEGKKIAYTITEDPVAGYTATIDGFTVTNRHTPPTTPPGTPPTPPSTTTPPPPSTTPSTTPSTTTPSTSEKPETPTTPTEGKRKILPSTGEATSYGLFGASALLALVGAAMLLSSKRKAD, from the coding sequence ATGAAAAAGTGGCTCTATGCTGTTGTGACAACAGTTGCCTTGTTTTTATTAGCAACTTTAGGATTTGCTAAACCCAATGAGCTTACTAAAGTACATGCCGATACGATCAATGATGTTGTAAGCTCAGTGAACATCTCTAAATCGACTGGCGGTGACTTAACAGAACCACTCGGTGTTTGGGAAAGTTTTAATGTTGAAGCAAACTTTGTTTTACCGAACGGTCGTGTAAAAGCAGGCGATCAGACAGTTATCCAACTTGGAGATGGTTTTAAGGTTTTTGAAACAGATACCATAGACCTATTGGATCCAAGTGGTCAAAAAGTTGCAACTGCGACAGTAGATGATCAACGAAAAATCATCACGGTGACCTATACAGACTATCCTGAAAAAATGGCCAATGTAACAGGGAAATTGCGTTTCTTTGCTCGTGTGGACCACTCCGTGATTAAGGGAAATACAACACTTGATTTTACACTTTCAGTTGATAAAACAGTCATTTCAGGTGGAAAGGTTGAATATAAAGGAGTCAATCCAGGTGAGTATCCTCCAACTCCAGAGGTCTTTAGCAAATGGGGCTGGACCAACTCAGGCGATAAATTGAAATTGACTTATACCTTGAACATCAACCAAGGTCACACTGCCCTCCATAATATTGATATTAAGGACCAATTGGCCTTTACAGATGGAAAAATCAAGGTAGATTCTGTTAACATTCATACAGGAACTTGGAAAATCAGTGACGAAGATGGTGCCTATCATTTACGGGATACCACAAATGTGACCAAGAATTATTCTCCGGTTGTCAGTGAGGACGGTCGTTCACTAACCGTTCATATCGGGGATCTAGCTCCTGAGCAAGGGATGACCATTCGTTATGATGTGTATTTGGATAAGGTTCCAGCCATCAACACAGAATATAAAAACAATGCAACGATGACTGCCACAGAAGTCAAAGAGCAACATAAAGAAGCAGATATTCTATATCAATTCCTTGAAGGAGACTTCAATGGTGAGAAATATTCATTCACCATTCATAAAAAAGGAGAAAATGGTCAAGCTCTTGCAGGTGCTGTCTTTACTGTGACAGCAGATGAAACTGGTGAGCAAGTCGGATCGTTCACCACAGATGAGAACGGTACAGGAACCATTACTGGTTTGACCAAGCGTGCTTATACTATTCAAGAGACTCAAGCTCCAAAAGGGTATGTGATTTCTCAAGAGCCTATCAAACTCAGTCTGGAAGATTTTGGAAATGAGATTGCAATTTCCCGTGATGTCATTAACCAAAAAGAAAAAACTAGCGTTTCTGGTCAAAAAACCTGGAATGACGAGGACAACAAAGATGGAAAACGCCCATCAGCCATCACCGTTAATCTCTTAGCAAATGGTGTCAAAGTAGCTTCTAAAGAAGTGAAGCCAGATGCAGAAGGAAATTGGCTCTATCAGTTTGACAATCTTGATGTTGTTGACGATGCTGGTAATCTCATTGCCTACACAGTTTCAGAAGAACCAGTTGCAGGATATGAAGCAGCTGTTGAAGGAACGAATATTATTAATAGCCGTACACCAGAAGTGACAGAAGTAGTTGTCAAGAAAGTCTGGGATGATAAGGAAAATAAAGATGGCCTTCGACCAGAGAAGGTAACAGTCCGTCTGCTTGCAGATGGTCAAGAAGTGGCCGTAAAAGAAATCACTGCTACTGACAATTGGCAGACAAGCTTTACGGAACTACCAGTATACAAGGAAGGCAAGAAGATTGCCTACACGATTACAGAGGATCCAGTAGCGGGGTATACCGCTACTATCGATGGTTTCACGGTAACCAACCGTCATACACCACCGACAACCCCACCAGGTACGCCTCCAACTCCACCGTCTACGACTACACCGCCACCACCATCAACAACACCATCTACGACTCCATCGACAACCACACCAAGCACATCAGAGAAACCAGAAACTCCAACCACACCAACAGAAGGAAAGAGAAAAATTCTTCCATCAACTGGTGAAGCTACTTCTTATGGCTTGTTCGGAGCAAGTGCTCTGTTAGCTCTTGTTGGTGCAGCGATGCTGTTGAGTAGTAAGAGGAAAGCTGACTAA
- a CDS encoding pseudouridine synthase produces the protein MRLDKYLVDCGVGSRTEVKQVLKQKKIQVNGKVETSAKVHIDPDKDQVTYLGESLFHEEFVYYLLNKPKGVISATEDDRHQTVLDLLDDTARHKEVFPVGRLDIDTHGLLLLTNNGKLAHAMLSPKKHVDKVYRAQVAGIMTQEDVVRFKEGIELKDFTTLPAELEMLEVDRETDSCLVQIRIAEGKFHQVKRMVAACGKEVTDLERISMGPLSLDSSLELGQWRRLQSSELASLEVFGIPL, from the coding sequence ATGCGTCTAGATAAATATTTAGTGGACTGTGGAGTGGGAAGTCGGACAGAAGTCAAGCAAGTCCTCAAGCAAAAAAAGATTCAGGTCAATGGAAAGGTAGAAACCTCTGCCAAGGTCCATATTGATCCAGATAAGGATCAAGTGACCTATCTGGGAGAAAGTTTATTCCATGAAGAGTTTGTTTACTATCTGCTCAATAAACCCAAAGGGGTCATTTCAGCAACGGAAGATGACCGCCATCAAACAGTCTTAGATTTGCTAGATGACACGGCCAGACACAAGGAAGTCTTTCCTGTCGGACGGCTAGATATCGATACCCATGGCTTACTCCTCTTGACCAATAATGGTAAGTTGGCTCATGCCATGCTATCGCCTAAGAAACATGTGGACAAGGTCTACCGTGCCCAAGTAGCTGGCATCATGACCCAGGAAGATGTCGTCCGCTTCAAAGAAGGAATAGAATTGAAGGATTTCACCACCCTGCCAGCTGAGTTGGAAATGTTGGAAGTTGATCGAGAAACCGATAGTTGCTTGGTTCAGATTCGCATCGCTGAAGGCAAATTCCACCAGGTCAAGCGCATGGTCGCAGCTTGTGGCAAAGAAGTCACCGATCTAGAGCGGATTTCCATGGGGCCATTGAGCTTGGATTCTAGTCTCGAATTGGGGCAGTGGCGTAGGCTCCAATCCTCTGAATTGGCTTCTTTAGAGGTCTTTGGAATTCCATTATAA
- the pepF gene encoding oligoendopeptidase F has protein sequence MELKKRSEFPENELWDLTALYQDQEDFLRAIEKTREEINEFVRNYKGKLHTFEDFEAAFTVFEQIQIQLSHIGNYSFMPQTTDFGDEAFAEIAQAGMDFETWASVELSFFDDALVEADEEVLERLGQLPHLTYAIRQAKIKKAHYLGADVEKTLTNLGEVFYGPQDIYTKMRAGDFEMADFEVDGKVYKNSFVTYENFYQNHENAEVREKAFRSFSEGLRKHQNTAAATYLAQVKSEKLIADMRGYDSVFDYLLAEQEVDRSMFDRQIDLIMKDFAPVAQKFLKHVAKVNGLEKMTFADWKLDLDSALNPDVTIDDAYDLVMKSVAPLGEEYSREIARYQTERWVDFAANEGKDSGGYAADPYRVHPYVLMSWTGRMSDVYTLIHEIGHSGQFIFSDNNQSYFNAHMSTYYVEAPSTFNELLLSDYLEHQFDDPRQKRFALAHRLTDTYFHNFITHLLEAAFQRKVYTLIEEGGTFGASKLNSIMKEVLTEFWGDAVEIDDDAALTWMRQSHYYMGLYSYTYSAGLVISTAGYLHLKNSENGAKDWLDLLKSGGSKTPLESAMIIGADISTDKPLRDTIQFLSDTVDQIIAYSAELGE, from the coding sequence ATGGAATTAAAAAAACGTTCAGAATTTCCTGAGAACGAACTCTGGGACCTCACAGCCCTCTATCAAGACCAGGAAGACTTCTTGCGTGCCATCGAAAAGACTCGCGAGGAAATCAATGAATTCGTTCGTAACTACAAGGGCAAGCTCCACACTTTTGAAGACTTTGAAGCTGCCTTTACAGTCTTTGAACAAATTCAGATCCAACTCAGCCACATTGGTAACTACAGCTTTATGCCCCAAACGACGGACTTTGGCGATGAAGCTTTTGCAGAGATTGCTCAAGCAGGGATGGATTTCGAAACTTGGGCCAGCGTCGAACTTTCCTTCTTTGATGATGCTTTGGTCGAAGCAGATGAAGAAGTCCTTGAACGTCTCGGACAACTCCCTCACCTCACTTATGCTATTCGTCAGGCTAAAATCAAAAAAGCTCACTACTTGGGAGCTGACGTGGAAAAGACTTTGACCAATCTCGGTGAAGTCTTCTACGGACCGCAAGACATCTATACCAAGATGCGGGCAGGTGACTTTGAAATGGCTGATTTTGAAGTGGATGGAAAAGTCTACAAGAATAGCTTTGTTACCTATGAAAATTTCTACCAAAACCATGAGAATGCCGAAGTCCGTGAAAAAGCCTTTCGTTCTTTCTCAGAAGGTCTCCGCAAGCACCAAAACACGGCTGCTGCTACCTATCTAGCTCAAGTCAAGTCTGAAAAACTGATTGCAGATATGCGGGGCTACGACTCTGTCTTTGACTATCTCCTAGCTGAGCAGGAAGTGGATCGTTCTATGTTTGACCGTCAGATTGACCTGATCATGAAGGACTTCGCACCGGTTGCTCAAAAATTCCTCAAACATGTAGCCAAGGTCAACGGCCTTGAAAAAATGACTTTCGCCGATTGGAAGTTGGATTTGGACAGTGCGCTCAACCCAGATGTTACTATTGACGATGCCTATGACTTGGTCATGAAATCTGTGGCACCTCTTGGAGAAGAATATTCCCGTGAAATCGCCCGCTACCAAACCGAACGCTGGGTCGACTTTGCGGCCAATGAAGGCAAGGATTCCGGTGGTTATGCCGCTGACCCATACCGTGTCCACCCTTATGTCCTCATGAGTTGGACAGGGCGTATGAGCGATGTTTATACCCTGATCCACGAAATTGGACACTCTGGTCAATTCATCTTCTCAGACAACAACCAAAGCTACTTCAACGCCCACATGTCGACCTACTATGTGGAAGCTCCTTCAACCTTTAACGAGCTCCTTCTTAGCGACTATTTGGAACACCAGTTTGACGATCCGCGTCAAAAACGCTTTGCCCTAGCACATCGTTTGACAGACACCTACTTCCACAACTTCATCACCCACTTGTTGGAAGCAGCCTTCCAACGCAAAGTTTACACCTTGATCGAAGAAGGTGGCACCTTCGGTGCTAGCAAGCTCAACAGCATCATGAAGGAAGTCCTGACAGAGTTCTGGGGAGATGCCGTTGAAATCGATGACGACGCAGCCTTGACCTGGATGCGCCAAAGCCACTACTACATGGGGCTTTACAGCTATACCTACTCAGCTGGCCTAGTTATCTCAACAGCAGGGTACTTGCATTTGAAGAACTCCGAAAACGGAGCTAAAGATTGGCTAGACCTCCTCAAATCAGGCGGCAGCAAGACCCCACTTGAGTCTGCTATGATTATCGGAGCAGATATTTCGACTGACAAACCACTTCGCGATACGATTCAGTTCCTTTCAGACACTGTGGATCAAATCATTGCCTACAGCGCAGAATTGGGAGAATAA
- the rpsO gene encoding 30S ribosomal protein S15, with protein MAISKEKKNEIIAQYARHEGDTGSVEVQVAVLTWEINHLNDHIKQHKKDHATYRGLMKKIGRRRNLLAYLRKNDVNRYRELINSLGLRR; from the coding sequence ATGGCAATCTCAAAAGAGAAAAAAAATGAAATCATTGCACAATACGCACGTCACGAAGGTGACACTGGTTCAGTAGAAGTACAAGTTGCTGTCCTTACTTGGGAAATCAACCACTTGAACGACCACATCAAACAACACAAAAAAGACCACGCAACTTACCGTGGTTTGATGAAGAAAATCGGTCGCCGTCGTAACTTGTTGGCTTACCTTCGTAAGAACGACGTTAACCGTTACCGTGAGTTAATCAACTCTCTTGGACTTCGTCGTTAA
- a CDS encoding DUF4649 family protein: MIDITYLDGAKQERVMHFDSYEEFERSQQTCLIGVADYYPVQKLTYNGHELEYHGTYGDVFFYLMKQDLEQYKN; this comes from the coding sequence ATGATTGATATTACATATCTAGATGGTGCAAAACAAGAAAGAGTCATGCATTTTGATTCCTATGAAGAATTTGAACGCTCCCAACAGACCTGCTTGATCGGTGTAGCGGATTACTATCCCGTACAAAAATTGACCTATAATGGGCACGAACTCGAATACCATGGAACTTACGGAGATGTCTTCTTCTATTTGATGAAGCAAGACCTGGAACAATACAAAAACTAA
- the def gene encoding peptide deformylase, which translates to MSAIETITKAAHLIDMNDIIREGHPTLRAIAEEVTFPLSDQDIILGEKMMQFLHHSQDPVMAEKLGLRGGVGLAAPQLDISKRIIAVLVPNPEDEEGNPPKEAYSIQEVMYNPKIVSHSVQDAALGDGEGCLSVDRNVPGYVVRHARVTVDYYDKTGEKHRIKLKGYNSIVVQHEIDHINGVMFYDRINPKDPFAVKDGMLILE; encoded by the coding sequence ATGTCTGCAATCGAAACTATTACAAAAGCTGCCCATCTAATTGATATGAATGATATTATCCGCGAAGGCCACCCAACTTTACGTGCTATCGCTGAAGAGGTCACTTTCCCACTGTCAGATCAAGACATCATCCTAGGGGAAAAGATGATGCAGTTCTTGCACCATTCGCAGGATCCTGTCATGGCAGAAAAATTAGGCCTTCGAGGTGGAGTTGGACTCGCTGCCCCTCAGTTGGACATTTCTAAGCGCATCATTGCCGTTCTCGTCCCAAATCCAGAGGACGAAGAAGGAAATCCTCCAAAAGAAGCCTACTCCATCCAAGAAGTCATGTACAATCCTAAAATTGTCTCCCACTCAGTCCAAGATGCGGCTCTAGGAGATGGCGAAGGGTGTCTCTCTGTAGACCGCAACGTTCCTGGTTATGTGGTTCGCCACGCGCGTGTAACGGTAGACTACTATGACAAGACCGGAGAAAAGCACCGTATCAAACTCAAAGGTTACAACTCCATTGTGGTCCAACACGAAATCGACCACATCAATGGCGTTATGTTCTACGATCGGATCAATCCGAAGGATCCTTTCGCTGTCAAAGATGGTATGCTCATTTTAGAATAA
- the pnp gene encoding polyribonucleotide nucleotidyltransferase, producing MAKHVFQTTFAGRELIVETGQVAKQANGSVVVRYGESTVLTAAVMSKKMATGDFFPLQVNYEEKMYAAGKFPGGFMKREGRPSTDATLTARLIDRPIRPMFAEGFRNEVQVINTVLSYDENASAPMAAMFGSSLALSISDIPFDGPIAGVQVGYVDGEIIINPTQEQAERSLLELTVAGTKHAINMVESGAKELSEEIMLEALLKGHEAVKELIAFQEEIVAAVGKEKAEVELLRVDADLQAEIIAAYNSDLQKAVQVEEKLAREAATQAVKDQVTVAYEEKYADHEEFDRIMRDVAEILEQMEHAEVRRLITEDKVRPDGRKVDEIRPLDAVVDFVPRVHGSGLFTRGQTQALSTLTLAPMGETQIIDGLDPEYKKRFMHHYNFPQYSVGETGRYGAPGRREIGHGALGERALAQVLPSLEEFPYAIRLVAEVLESNGSSSQASICAGTLALMAGGVPIKAPVAGIAMGLISDGNNYTVLTDIQGLEDHFGDMDFKVAGTRDGITALQMDIKIQGITAEILTEALAQAKKARFEILDVIEATIPEVRPELAPTAPKIDTIKIDVDKIKIVIGKGGETIDKIIAETGVKIDIDEEGNVSIYSSDQDAINRAKEIIAGLVREAKVDEVYHAKVVRIEKFGAFVNLFDKTDALVHISEMAWTRTNRVEDLVEIGDEVDVKVIKIDEKGRVDASMKALLPRPPKPEHAEEKGDKGHRHGDRPRHHKPKKDFAKDAGEATKE from the coding sequence ATGGCAAAACATGTGTTTCAAACGACTTTTGCGGGTCGTGAGTTGATCGTAGAGACTGGCCAGGTTGCTAAGCAAGCAAATGGCTCTGTTGTGGTACGTTACGGTGAGTCAACTGTCTTGACGGCAGCCGTTATGTCTAAGAAGATGGCAACTGGGGATTTCTTCCCGCTTCAAGTCAACTACGAAGAAAAAATGTATGCAGCTGGGAAGTTTCCTGGTGGCTTTATGAAACGGGAAGGACGTCCTTCAACAGATGCGACTTTGACAGCGCGTTTGATTGACCGTCCAATCCGTCCAATGTTTGCGGAAGGCTTCCGTAACGAAGTGCAAGTCATCAATACGGTCCTTTCGTACGATGAAAATGCATCTGCACCAATGGCAGCTATGTTTGGTTCATCCTTGGCCCTTTCTATCTCAGATATTCCGTTTGACGGTCCAATTGCTGGGGTACAAGTGGGGTATGTGGATGGGGAAATCATCATCAACCCAACGCAAGAACAAGCCGAGCGCTCTCTTCTTGAATTGACAGTAGCTGGTACTAAGCACGCTATCAACATGGTAGAGTCTGGTGCCAAAGAATTGTCAGAAGAAATCATGTTGGAAGCTCTTCTCAAAGGACACGAAGCTGTTAAAGAATTGATTGCCTTCCAAGAAGAAATCGTTGCGGCAGTTGGTAAGGAAAAAGCAGAAGTGGAATTGCTTCGTGTCGATGCTGACTTGCAAGCTGAAATCATCGCAGCCTACAACAGCGACCTTCAAAAAGCGGTTCAAGTAGAAGAAAAATTAGCTCGTGAAGCTGCAACTCAAGCAGTAAAAGACCAAGTAACAGTTGCTTACGAAGAAAAATATGCAGACCACGAAGAATTCGACCGGATCATGCGTGATGTAGCTGAAATCTTGGAACAAATGGAACACGCAGAAGTGCGCCGTTTGATCACAGAAGACAAGGTTCGTCCTGATGGTCGTAAGGTCGATGAAATCCGTCCTTTGGATGCGGTTGTTGACTTCGTTCCCCGTGTGCACGGTTCAGGTCTCTTTACTCGTGGACAAACTCAGGCTCTTTCTACCTTGACTTTGGCGCCAATGGGTGAAACTCAAATCATCGATGGCTTGGATCCAGAGTACAAGAAACGCTTTATGCACCACTATAACTTCCCACAATACTCTGTAGGGGAAACAGGTCGTTACGGTGCGCCTGGTCGTCGTGAGATTGGTCACGGTGCTCTTGGCGAGCGTGCTCTTGCTCAAGTATTGCCAAGCTTGGAAGAATTCCCATATGCGATTCGTTTGGTGGCAGAAGTTTTGGAATCAAACGGTTCTTCATCTCAAGCCTCTATCTGTGCGGGAACGCTTGCCCTTATGGCCGGTGGTGTGCCAATCAAGGCGCCAGTAGCAGGGATTGCCATGGGTCTCATTTCTGACGGAAATAACTATACCGTATTGACAGATATCCAAGGTTTGGAAGACCACTTTGGCGACATGGACTTCAAGGTTGCAGGTACGCGTGACGGGATTACAGCCCTTCAAATGGATATTAAGATCCAAGGGATTACTGCAGAAATCTTGACTGAAGCTCTTGCTCAAGCTAAAAAAGCGCGTTTTGAAATCCTTGATGTGATCGAAGCAACCATTCCAGAAGTTCGTCCAGAATTGGCTCCAACTGCTCCGAAAATTGATACTATCAAGATTGATGTGGACAAGATTAAGATTGTCATCGGTAAGGGTGGAGAAACCATCGACAAGATCATCGCTGAAACAGGCGTTAAGATTGATATCGACGAAGAGGGAAATGTATCTATCTACTCTAGCGACCAAGATGCAATCAACCGTGCTAAAGAAATCATTGCTGGTTTGGTGCGTGAAGCCAAAGTGGACGAAGTCTACCATGCCAAAGTGGTGCGTATCGAGAAATTTGGTGCCTTTGTTAACCTCTTTGATAAGACAGATGCCCTCGTACACATCTCTGAAATGGCTTGGACACGTACCAACCGCGTCGAAGATTTAGTGGAAATCGGAGACGAAGTCGATGTCAAGGTCATCAAGATTGATG
- the trxA gene encoding thioredoxin, protein MAKAITDATFEAETKEGLVLVDFWATWCGPCRMQGPILDKLSEELSEDVLKIVKMDVDENPNTARAFGIMSIPTLLFKKDGQVVKQVAGVHTAEQIKAIVAELS, encoded by the coding sequence ATGGCAAAAGCAATTACAGACGCAACATTTGAAGCAGAAACGAAAGAAGGATTGGTCTTGGTAGACTTCTGGGCGACCTGGTGTGGTCCATGTCGTATGCAAGGTCCAATCTTGGACAAATTGTCTGAAGAACTTTCAGAAGATGTCTTGAAAATTGTTAAAATGGACGTTGACGAAAATCCAAATACAGCGCGTGCTTTCGGTATTATGTCTATCCCTACTCTTCTTTTCAAAAAAGATGGACAAGTGGTTAAACAGGTTGCTGGTGTTCACACTGCAGAACAAATCAAGGCTATTGTGGCTGAATTGAGTTAA